From a region of the Streptacidiphilus albus JL83 genome:
- a CDS encoding helix-turn-helix transcriptional regulator: protein MSTDRLWTLKELAEFLGVPEQSIYQMNWKGTGPRSYKVGRHRRYDPLDVRQWLETRSSDAGSAR from the coding sequence ATGAGTACGGACAGGTTGTGGACCTTGAAGGAACTCGCGGAGTTCCTGGGCGTGCCGGAGCAGTCGATCTACCAGATGAACTGGAAGGGCACCGGCCCGCGCTCCTACAAGGTGGGCAGGCATCGGCGGTACGACCCGCTCGACGTGCGGCAGTGGCTGGAAACCCGTTCCTCCGACGCGGGGAGCGCGCGATGA
- a CDS encoding DoxX family membrane protein produces the protein MPTDPARLNTTTASFRVRLGAPVSPFIDSGPLTALAAGEDTQPILIIPAFPALVGAGAPVVGGLASDDAPPPRRKPRVTPITWTGGAAPALLDAVQQGGTGHTVLPRQQPADATQVMQRPFGFPDQADHVDRTAVDGREYAGAAYGAGAVGGVGAEGREPGFRPRYGPGDDREFEPEYRSGGPREPGEAVRHAWYPGRRVDLGLVLLPLRLFLGGISIYAGFNKLCDPVYFDGGARGSMMHWLQSLHPWPLARPLLDMALTHPVGSGLGVAFVEIVVGVLCVFGLWQRFAAAVGMVLAVVLLVTVSWRAAPVYNAPEIIYLAAWSPLLLAGAPLFSLDGRLAIEAWRRLGGERAPIWALRRRVLRRGFVVATLVTGSTLLLGSMLGATVRSSQTVSTTTVLPGATALPTNYPNPMWPTSKPSAHGSATAVKKATPSPDASPNASHHAAAKHHSAGATGGGTSGSGAGSRSSGTGTGSTGTRSGTGSGSGGSGSSAPTHHHSGSPSSAPTGSNGVLGGLLG, from the coding sequence GTGCCGACCGATCCGGCCCGGCTCAACACCACGACGGCGAGCTTCCGAGTGCGCCTGGGCGCTCCGGTGAGCCCGTTCATCGACTCCGGACCGTTGACTGCCCTGGCTGCGGGCGAGGACACCCAGCCGATCCTGATCATTCCAGCCTTTCCCGCACTTGTCGGGGCGGGCGCGCCGGTCGTCGGCGGACTTGCCTCCGACGACGCCCCGCCGCCGCGCCGGAAGCCCCGGGTCACCCCGATCACCTGGACCGGCGGAGCGGCCCCCGCGCTGCTCGACGCCGTCCAGCAGGGCGGCACCGGGCACACCGTGCTGCCGCGTCAGCAACCGGCCGACGCGACGCAGGTGATGCAGCGGCCGTTCGGCTTTCCCGACCAGGCCGACCACGTCGACCGGACCGCGGTGGACGGCCGTGAGTACGCCGGTGCGGCGTACGGCGCCGGGGCTGTCGGCGGGGTCGGCGCCGAGGGCCGTGAGCCGGGCTTCCGTCCGCGCTACGGGCCGGGTGACGACCGCGAGTTCGAGCCTGAGTACCGCAGCGGCGGTCCGCGTGAGCCGGGCGAGGCGGTCCGGCACGCCTGGTACCCGGGGCGGCGGGTCGACCTCGGCCTGGTGCTGCTGCCGCTGCGGCTGTTCCTCGGCGGCATCTCGATCTACGCCGGCTTCAACAAGCTCTGCGACCCGGTCTACTTCGACGGCGGTGCCCGTGGCTCGATGATGCACTGGCTGCAGTCGCTGCACCCCTGGCCGCTCGCCCGTCCGCTGCTGGACATGGCGCTCACCCACCCGGTGGGCTCCGGGCTCGGGGTGGCCTTCGTCGAGATCGTCGTCGGCGTGCTCTGCGTCTTCGGCCTCTGGCAGCGGTTCGCCGCCGCCGTGGGCATGGTGCTGGCGGTCGTGCTGCTGGTGACGGTCAGTTGGCGGGCCGCTCCGGTCTACAACGCGCCGGAGATCATCTATCTGGCGGCCTGGAGCCCGCTGTTGCTGGCCGGGGCACCGCTGTTCTCGCTGGACGGCCGACTCGCCATCGAGGCGTGGCGGCGGCTCGGCGGGGAGCGCGCGCCGATCTGGGCGCTGCGGCGGCGGGTGCTGCGCCGGGGCTTCGTGGTGGCGACCCTGGTCACCGGCAGCACCCTGCTGCTGGGTTCGATGCTGGGCGCGACCGTCCGGAGCAGCCAGACGGTCAGCACCACCACCGTCCTCCCGGGCGCGACCGCGCTGCCGACCAACTACCCGAACCCGATGTGGCCGACCAGCAAGCCGTCCGCGCACGGCAGTGCGACTGCGGTCAAGAAGGCGACGCCCTCGCCGGACGCCTCGCCGAACGCCTCGCACCATGCCGCGGCGAAGCACCACAGCGCCGGCGCCACCGGGGGCGGGACCAGCGGTTCCGGTGCCGGCAGCCGGAGTTCGGGCACCGGAACGGGTTCGACCGGCACCAGGAGCGGCACGGGCTCCGGCTCGGGCGGCAGCGGCTCCTCCGCGCCGACGCACCACCACAGTGGTTCGCCGAGCTCCGCACCGACGGGCAGCAACGGCGTACTCGGCGGCCTCCTGGGCTGA
- a CDS encoding tyrosine-type recombinase/integrase, which translates to MAEIAEAWLASKVDLRRSTRSRYRGVLDFHVIPRWGTTAVARVQHEDIVTWLANLMADSVASGKPLSATTIRKIYVVLKGVLGYAVRTKKIASNPAIGVPLPRYTPAEHVYLSDVQVEALAEACGEYRALILFLAYTGVRWGEATAVQIRHVDLKTRRVRIAQAWGYERGKLYLEDSPKNHERRSVPIPAFLVKELALVIADRGPNEYLFTAPKGGTLMIRNFMRRHFKAATVAAGLGDLGVTLHKLRHTAASLAIASGADVKVVQTMLGHKTATLTLDTYGHLWPDRLDEVSDRLDAQRTKSLEKARKKAEKAARRAQQLAEELAALEAGEQPAAA; encoded by the coding sequence ATGGCGGAGATTGCCGAAGCGTGGCTGGCTTCCAAAGTAGATCTCCGGCGTTCGACGCGCAGCCGCTACCGCGGCGTCCTGGATTTCCACGTCATCCCCCGTTGGGGCACCACCGCCGTTGCCCGCGTCCAACATGAAGATATCGTGACCTGGCTGGCCAACCTCATGGCGGATTCCGTCGCGTCAGGCAAGCCATTGAGTGCCACCACCATCAGGAAGATCTATGTCGTCCTGAAGGGAGTGCTCGGGTACGCGGTCCGCACCAAGAAGATCGCCAGCAACCCCGCCATCGGTGTTCCACTGCCCCGTTACACCCCCGCCGAGCACGTCTATCTAAGCGACGTACAGGTGGAGGCCCTCGCAGAGGCGTGTGGAGAATATCGGGCACTCATTCTTTTCCTGGCCTACACGGGTGTTCGCTGGGGAGAAGCCACGGCGGTGCAAATCAGGCACGTGGACTTGAAAACCCGCCGGGTTCGGATTGCCCAAGCCTGGGGCTACGAAAGAGGAAAACTCTACCTCGAAGACAGTCCCAAGAACCATGAGCGCAGGTCGGTCCCCATCCCAGCATTCCTGGTGAAGGAACTGGCACTCGTCATCGCCGACCGTGGCCCCAACGAGTACCTCTTCACTGCCCCGAAGGGGGGCACCTTGATGATCCGGAATTTCATGCGGCGGCATTTCAAGGCAGCCACCGTGGCGGCAGGACTAGGCGATCTCGGAGTCACGCTCCACAAGCTCCGGCATACAGCTGCATCGCTGGCGATTGCCAGTGGCGCGGATGTGAAGGTCGTCCAGACCATGCTCGGCCACAAGACCGCGACGCTCACCCTGGACACGTACGGTCACCTCTGGCCTGACCGGCTGGACGAGGTCTCCGACCGTCTCGACGCTCAGCGAACCAAGTCGCTGGAGAAGGCGCGAAAGAAGGCCGAGAAGGCCGCGAGGCGTGCGCAGCAGCTGGCGGAGGAACTTGCAGCCCTGGAAGCCGGGGAACAGCCCGCCGCGGCCTGA
- a CDS encoding ABC transporter ATP-binding protein, producing MPTVTFDQATRIYPGGTKPAVDALNLDIADGEFLVLVGPSGCGKSTSLRMLAGLEDVNGGAIRIGDRDVTHLPPKDRNIAMVFQNYALYPHMTVADNMGFALKIAGVNKAEIRKKVEEAGKILDLTEYLDRKPKALSGGQRQRVAMGRAIVREPQVFLMDEPLSNLDAKLRVQTRTQIASLQRRLGITTVYVTHDQVEAMTMGDRVAVLKDGLLQQVDTPRNMYDRPANLFVAGFIGSPAMNLIEVPLVDGGCQFGTSLIEISREAVAQAADAGDTTVTIGVRPEHLDLVSEGDALGKGGAGLAVTVNVVEELGADGYVYGSARVGDAEKDLVVRVNGRSVPLKGDVLNVVPRAGEVHVFSTSTGLRLSN from the coding sequence ATGCCTACGGTGACTTTCGACCAGGCCACCCGGATCTACCCCGGCGGCACGAAGCCCGCCGTCGACGCCCTGAACCTGGACATAGCCGACGGCGAGTTCCTCGTCCTCGTCGGCCCCTCCGGCTGCGGCAAGTCGACCAGCCTGCGGATGCTCGCGGGCCTGGAGGACGTGAACGGCGGCGCCATCCGCATCGGCGACCGCGACGTCACCCACCTCCCCCCCAAGGACCGGAACATCGCCATGGTGTTCCAGAACTACGCGCTGTACCCGCACATGACCGTCGCCGACAACATGGGCTTCGCCCTGAAGATCGCCGGCGTCAACAAGGCGGAGATCCGCAAGAAGGTCGAGGAGGCGGGCAAGATCCTCGACCTCACCGAGTACCTCGACCGCAAGCCGAAGGCGCTCTCCGGCGGTCAGCGCCAGCGTGTCGCCATGGGCCGCGCGATCGTCCGCGAGCCGCAGGTCTTCCTCATGGACGAGCCGCTGTCCAACCTGGACGCCAAGCTCCGCGTGCAGACCCGCACCCAGATCGCCTCGCTGCAGCGCCGCCTCGGCATCACCACCGTCTACGTCACCCACGACCAGGTCGAGGCCATGACCATGGGCGACCGGGTCGCGGTCCTCAAGGACGGCCTGCTCCAGCAGGTGGACACCCCCCGCAACATGTACGACCGCCCCGCGAACCTCTTCGTGGCCGGCTTCATCGGCTCCCCCGCGATGAACCTGATCGAGGTCCCGCTGGTCGACGGCGGCTGCCAGTTCGGCACCTCGCTGATCGAGATCTCCCGCGAGGCCGTGGCCCAGGCCGCCGACGCGGGCGACACCACGGTCACCATCGGCGTCCGCCCCGAGCACCTGGACCTGGTCTCCGAGGGCGACGCGCTCGGCAAGGGCGGCGCCGGTCTGGCCGTCACCGTCAACGTCGTCGAGGAGCTGGGCGCGGACGGCTACGTCTACGGCAGCGCCCGCGTCGGCGACGCCGAGAAGGACCTGGTGGTCCGGGTCAACGGCCGCTCCGTCCCGCTCAAGGGCGACGTCCTGAACGTCGTCCCGCGCGCCGGCGAGGTCCACGTCTTCTCGACGTCGACCGGTCTGCGCCTCAGCAACTGA
- a CDS encoding nucleotidyltransferase family protein: MTADLIPSTEGSPLASPPVTQAVILAGGQGSRLRPYTDTRPKPMIEIPGTGVPIIGHQLQWLAEEGVTDVVISCGHLAEVLQTWLKETELPLNVTTVVESEPLGRGGGLKFAAASLPRPDQPWYATNGDIWTRFRLRDMADFHSERDAHATLALARPRLPWGTVDTDQFGNILDFIEAPPSPYLINAGVYVFSSAFARMLPDRGDHERSTFPRLARERRLSGWELPQGVYWRAIDTAKDLTEAAKELAATRATID, translated from the coding sequence ATGACCGCTGACCTCATCCCCTCCACCGAGGGTTCTCCGCTGGCCTCGCCGCCCGTCACTCAGGCAGTGATCCTGGCCGGCGGTCAGGGCTCCCGCCTCCGCCCCTACACCGACACCCGCCCCAAGCCGATGATCGAGATCCCCGGCACGGGCGTCCCCATCATCGGCCACCAGCTCCAGTGGCTGGCCGAGGAGGGCGTCACCGATGTCGTCATCTCCTGCGGTCACCTGGCCGAGGTGCTGCAGACCTGGTTGAAGGAGACGGAGCTCCCGCTCAACGTCACCACCGTGGTCGAGTCCGAACCCCTCGGCCGCGGCGGCGGCCTGAAGTTCGCGGCCGCCTCGCTCCCCCGCCCGGACCAGCCCTGGTACGCCACCAACGGCGACATCTGGACCCGGTTCCGGCTCCGCGACATGGCGGACTTCCACTCGGAACGCGACGCCCACGCCACCCTCGCGCTGGCCCGCCCCCGGCTGCCCTGGGGCACCGTCGACACCGACCAGTTCGGCAACATCCTCGACTTCATCGAGGCCCCGCCGTCGCCGTACCTGATCAACGCCGGCGTCTACGTCTTCTCCTCCGCCTTCGCGCGCATGCTGCCCGATCGCGGTGACCACGAGCGGAGCACCTTCCCCCGGCTCGCGCGCGAGCGCCGGCTCTCCGGCTGGGAGCTCCCCCAGGGCGTCTACTGGCGCGCCATCGACACCGCCAAGGACCTCACCGAGGCCGCCAAGGAGCTCGCCGCCACCCGCGCCACCATCGACTGA